Below is a window of Ischnura elegans chromosome 1, ioIscEleg1.1, whole genome shotgun sequence DNA.
TGCCTGCCACTCTTTTGCCGGCTATTAAATCAACGCTTGATAATCCGCAAACCCCACTGACTACAACAATCCCCAGACACCGAGAGCCGCTACATTGCTAAGCTCTTCCCTAGTCTTCTCTTAACTAGCTTACGCAACGATCCTTTCATTACCTTGAACTTTCTCCCTCGTGTATTTGtgccatgcaaataaaattttaatctgtTGTATTTGACTACTTAAAACTgcaaatattatctaaaaatcaTGGCGTTCAATTCACATAACATATATCCAACCTTTTTTCTGTTTCCAAAAGTTAAACCGTACGCAAATACTAAGACGAACCGGCGCGTTCAATAGTTCTCCAAGAAATACACATTAGTGGTTATTTAAATGCCTCTTGATTATATGGCGCAGGAGTAGGGCCCATAAACGACTTAAAATATGCCATCGTATTTGTTGACGCCTCCAGCACGCAACTGGAATGACCATGTGAAGTTTTGCTCGGGACCCAGGAGTCTGTCGTGCTATTGTTAAATCCTGAGAATACGTAACCTTTAGGGTCAGCGAAAAGTTTCGCAACTTTTGGAGGATTAATTTATGCTCAGCTTTGTATTCAAacgaagttaattatttttccttgcttCAGATCGAGCGACTTGCTGTTGAGATGCCGTGTTCCATTATGTCCGCACGGAAATCCTAGCGAAAATTCTCTCACAAATATACGGAGGCAATTTAGAAAGCGAGACGCTTTGGGTGCGAAGGCGAGGAAGTCCCTCGGCCCGTTGCGAAAGCACTTGAAGGGGTCCGGCGCACTATGGTGGAAAATGTTGCAGAAAAAATTACGCCCTCTCTGACACAATGCTGCCGCGGTGTTGCAGTTTCTTTTTGGAAGGGAAGGAAACCGTGGCGGAACTCGGGCGGTTCGCaatgagagagagaaggaagaaaTGGCTGTATATGCAGTTCCGGCCCCTCGTGCGGGCTGCATTAATTTTCCGGCTCTCCACGCCATTGAAATTCTTTCCCCTTTCGTTCTGCTCTGTCTAACCTCTCATGCATACCTATACGTTTCCGGTGCGACTGAGATACCTAATGAGCACGCTTCTGCGAATTAGATTTTTGGATTCTGTCACAGGGTGTtcagtagggtgttgcttatttatttattttttctcggatttttgatttctacctcttaaaatatgctatggggtacaggatggatatcctaaaaaaattcaacccgattgtttaacatttaaaGGTCGTTCAAGGAGCATAAATTCAATAGCATTCAAATTTCCTGATTTTAGGAAATagcatcattttcaggggtagcGCACAATTAAAGGGCCTAATTTCGCTCCATTTTTACATCCGcacaacagttttccaggaatacagtACTTTTCCGCGAGTTACAGCCACGCCTCAAGCCCCTAACGGCGAAATAATTCTAGCATAAATCAGGGTTTCCAGGGAAATGTAACAAAACTCCcgggttaatcttacgtgattactgcagTATATAAGAATTTGAAACATCCAAAATTACTTCAACacttttaaataacattttatttatgtattattttacgttcctaatttaaatttctctgacACAATGATGCCgcggttttccatttttttgctttcattttttaaaatcatcaatacattaatattaaataaatatttcagcgcTCAAATAATTCGATAAACCCGAATCGGGGTTTGGATTTAGTTACGTGAAAATTAATTGAGTGCAATTAGTAACTGGGAATTATCTACGCTTGTAGTACCTTTTATAGAGCTTCAAGTAAAGTCACACCGATTCAATCAGTTATTATGCTGAATTCAGAAGCGTTCATGTGTAGttctttttgtgtttcttttatttagttcccgcaattttttccaatatcttcTACTTTTCTTTCCTTGTCTTATTACTAGTTTCCTTTGATTAAAGAAATAAGAATTAATCTTTACCTTTTAAAGGGTGATGGATTTATCAGTCGCGCAGCCTCTCACTGGAAAAGCCccataaatatatgaaatgaagGCAACAGCCAACCGAGAGGTGAAAAGGGGTTCAAGTCCCCCAGAAATAGCTAGGGGGAGCCTGGTCCTCCTACTTAAgtggtattttttccgaaaaaaagtaCGAAACTTGTGCATtcaagtaaaatgaaaacaaaaatatcaaaagtttaaataaatcatAGTCTTAAATAGTACTTAAAGTTTTGTTTCCAGTGgctaattaaaagaaattttcccGGGAACCTCCGTGTTTCACTGGGGTATTCCGGAGTCCCCAAACCCCTGGCAGGTTTTCTGCCTCCCTCCCCCACAACATGAAACTGTAAACTTCGCACATGTTGATTGTCGTTTTTGCTCTCTCATATCATTCACAGAGGTAAACCAGACAAAGCGGACAACTTCGGTAACACGGCCCTGCACTTCGCCGCCGGGCGCGGGTACATGCCGTGCGTCACCTTTCTGGTCAACTTCGGCGTGAACCTGTGGGCGCTGGACATAGACGGCCACACGCCTAAGGAAGTCTCGGCGATGAACGGAAGGGAAGAAGTGCTGCGATTCCTCGACGCGGCCGTCGCGAAAGAGCTGGCCAACGACAAGAAAGGGGTGAGGGCCAAGCAGGAGAAGGCCAAGAAGGACGCGGAGAAGAGGGCGAAACAGCTGGAGAAGATTCAGAAGAAGGCGAGGAAGGCGGCCGAAAAGGAAGAGGTGAACATGAGGAAGGCACGGAAGAAGATGGTCACGCTGGACAACACTGTGGTGTCGACGGAGGGCGTGATGCCACACAGGCCGTCGACGATCCTCTTGGGATTGCGGAGGGCGGGAAAGACGAAGGGAAGCATGAACGGAACCAGCACGCTGGCCACAGCAGAGGTTTCCTCCAGCCCCAAGTTTTCGGAGATAGTCAACAGGGGGACGAATAGGCCGCCCACCGGAGTGCAGAAGAGGGTGCAGCAGAAGAAGAACCAACTAGTGAATGCGGCGCCGAGGAGGAGCAGTGGAGGCACCTTCAAGATCGGAGAGGTGGAGGAAGGAGGAAAGAGATCGATCAGGAGTCTCACTGGTCTTCAGAGGGACTCGGAAGTGATATATGTCGGGTCATATGACACGCAAGGGGGTGAGTAAATTTGTTTAGGCAGATTGGTGATTTTTGCAACAGGAAGTCCTCTTCCGTGAATATTTGAAActcaaatcgaaataaaaatggtgCTATTACAACAATAcagttaggaaatattttttcaagttttctggtTGTAATATCTGTGAAAAACTTTTGACATACTCACATTGCATCTCAATATCTCTAGGTTGCGATCTGAATTCCCAACAGCCGCTGGGAATCTGTGACGGTTTTTCGCACTGTTCCTATACCTCtgtcagtggcacagcgagggggagttttgggggataaaccccccccagtgctcagagaaattttgaagtttaatccatttcacttaattggattaatattacttatagaatactgtaaatattaataacatatccctcagaaggccgcataactcaccattttgaaccatttaaatgaaaaattttctaggggagggccccctcacctcccgcttaccctggctggtattccacaccctcagacaccccagtgttttgtgcctaaaaccccccctagccttaattcctagctgcacccctgaccTCTGCACCACCATAATTCAATCTACATACTTGATCACTTTCTGTATTCATGAGCTCTCTCTTGTATAACTGCATCTGCAATGATGGATAAAGCATAATCTTTTTACAATTAGCTTTCTCATCTAGTAAAACTCCTTTCTTTCtgtgattgtattttattccCATTCATTATTCTCAGCTTTCATTTCCATCTCATCATATACTTACTGCTGCATTACAGTTATCCATCACCTCTGGATATTTCTACTTGGTCTTGCCTGAATTATTTCCTATAGCTCTTTATGTGCCCTCATCTGCTTTCCCTCTAATGTAACAGCTATTCAATATGTGTACCTTGATTACAACGACATTAGTAGGCTATGCTTCAATTTCCACCTTTTTAATTGCATTGCTGACCTGATCTACACCTACTGCTCCTTTCCCAAGTATGAATATGTACAACTTTTCTGGGTGCATGTACCCATTCTGCAACATTTTTCCCCATGTCCATCACTCCAGTGATCCCCATTTCTCTATCACTCAATTCCAGCAtacctatttttctttttattattttttacctttttccccTTCATCATTGCCACTATATTTCACATTCTTATTTTTCTCTGCTTCCTTGTGATAAGTCActgcaaaaaattataatattatagaCCTTGAAGACCATGCAACACTCACAGCCTTAAAATGACACACACTTTTTCCTTGCTCATGCTATGTGGTCTAATGTTTTCAGAAATGATGGATTACTTGTAGGGTTTCCTGCATCTATCTCAACTCTATCTTTCACATGAGATTATCACCTCTACTGCCATTCATCTGGTTCCtacctttcaaaatatttattcagaatAGGTGGACCTACAAAAAATAATTGGGAATTCCCCCCTTCAGTCCAACCTAAGGGGTCTTTCAAACTTGCAAGTACGAAGAAACTAGGATATAGGCtcaaggaaagaaaatgaaaaagcttaatgaaaaatacatatatggtCATGCAGAGGATATTAATTATCCttctgaaattataaaaattggacCTAAGCCCTTGATTTGTCTGCTGACCATGTCACTATctagtttaaaacattttctaaacAAACTGATGTATGATTTAAAGAGTTCCCAAAACTTTCAATGTGATGCCAAAATATTGAATTCTTTTTGCCCTGAACTGGATTATGTTTGTTGTATTGATTAAATGTATGAGTGATTTCTTTAGGCATTATGGTGCATGGAATTTGTCAACTTGCTGTTCCGAATGGCTCTTTATTGATAATGACTATAAgaaagttgataaaaatatttattgttgaaaattggtgatttgttcttgagtttttttctcaatattttacatGGTTCagttctttttatattattttcttttattgcacTCCATGAAAGGATAACCTTTGAGGACAGTACAACTTTTAACTTGTCTTCCCAGTTTAAAGCTTATATTGATGTTCACAGATATTCAATATATGCATGCATCCCTTGTTTTGTTGTTGAATAAATCCTGTAGTCCAGTTCTTCACTTAAAAGTTTTGTTTAGTCTTGTTCTACCATGGCTTATGCAAATTAATAAAAgtctatttcaaattaaatatttcaggaaaaagaggaaaaattacaGATGTGTTTGATACCAAAGGAGAGCTTAACCGATCAATATCCCAGCCAGATTATTTGAATCAACCTCAGCATGCTGATTCAGGTTTTGTTGATGACTACCTGATGCATGAGAGGGGGAGTATATTTGAAAGGCCTGGTTTTGGCAGTGTTGCTTTCAGGTGAGTACTTCCTGGTGATTTAGTGATATGGCtaacttttttttatcttgtAACATTTTCAAAGTATAGCAGAAGCAAGTGATTTTAGATGCGATGCAAAGACATAAACATCAAAGGACGAGACCTGGAGAACCAGATTCTCATCCCTATTCTTGTCAAGTAAATCAAGTCTAGTAAACCTAAGTCAAgtaaatttttatcacaaaatttcTGCCTGTGGcgtttattaacattttttatgtagtaactaacttttttattgatgaaaatcaATGCCTTGCCTGATAAAACTAAATATGGGAAAGCAATGTCATTGTAATTTTAGAACTCTTAGACCTTACTTTTATGTTTCATATACTTTGCTGCAGTGCTATATTTATCTATCACATGGgttttatttgaattttggtTTTCTTACATGTGCTTCCCCAAACCTCTTCTTCATAGtctttatcaataaaaatattagatgCCAATGCCTtcatatcattatcaataatgcaACTAAATTCTTTCTATATTTTACAGCACTCCTCAATTTAGGTTTTCCCCttccaatatttttatcacagttaATACTGAAGTATGAGAATGCCTTTTAGTGTACTTACTATCTCTGTGATGTTTAAAGATAATTCCTCTTCTTTAAGTAAGCATTAATTTGTGATTTGGAGAGGGATATCATATGCTAAACATTTCCCAtttaaggaattaattttttcctacattttacgTTGATACATATGTATCCTGGTTTTAGGGAGTTCAAACACTTCTTCAAAATTCTCTGGCTACATGTACTTCAAAGCTACATTTCTGACTACTTTTCCTTCCTATTGATTGATAACCTTGTGTAATATCTCTCCAATTCTTCAGTGATAATAAATCGACATGCCAAAACTTCTATCACctggataaaatattaattaaggacAAATGAGAAAAGTCTGCTCTTGAAATCATAAGTTGTCTTTTGCTTTAGGAACTCCATTACAACCACTCTGAATGGACTTCCACTGGCTAATGGAGGGTTGGACAGCAAAGGAATGAAACCCGATGATCGAGATAGTGCTCATATCAGTGAAGACAGAGTATCATCAGCTGGCACGGGAAGAGCCACAAGCAGTCATGGAGGAGGCAATGAAGACAGTAGCATTGGTAGTGCTGGCAGTTTGGCACAACGACAGAGGAATGCCGCACAGGGAGTTCCTGAAGGAGGTGGAGTACCATGGGATGAGGAGGATGTTGCCAGTGGTAAGagcatttaaaataatcattccaCCCATTGGACTTTGAAAGAAAGTGCAAGAATAGGAcctgaaaattaatttaagataTAATTAAAGAGTTGACTGCTATTGGAATCTGCAACTGTCTAATGGAGTACATGTCGTATAGGAATTacattacatatttataatcgATTCTCCCAAAAACATTAAATCACATGAGATTGGGATTTTATGAGATCTATTTTCACCACATTCATTCAAAACTTAAAGAGTTTATTGATAATGATGAATTAAACATATGGTTAATTTGAAGAGATTGTGTATGCAAGCATccatgatattcatctcatatcttaaaatgctattttctcTCTGACACAGATGATGAAGAAGAGACTGAATGGTCACCATTGCAGTTATTCCTTTTGGCTTCTGGATTAGGAAGTTATGTCCAAAAATTCATTGATGAGAGAATAGACCTGGAAGCATTGATGCTATTAACTGAAGAGGACCTCATTTCCATGGGTCTTCCGCTTGGTCCAAGGCGCAAATTGCTTCGTGCAATAGAAGACCGAAGATCAGCTCTGACTGACCCAGGAGAGGTGGCAGACAGCCGTCTATAAGAATGAGGCCTTATTCATCCCAATTGAATAAGTTCAATTGGTTTAAGAATATATCTTTTAAAGAATTTATAGATGTACATGTCCGTGCAAACATTTTTCAGCTTGGAATATGCCCATTCTGACCCAGTACTAAAAATGATTCTCCTATAAAGGATACTGAGTTTCCAAGCCAGTTTTAAAAACCAATGTATTGATTGATTGTACAAAGGGTGCTTTGGCCTTTGGCCCAACCTTGCTTGCTGGCATTTCTGATGGTTTTTGTCAAACAATGCCAATGTAAAAAGAAGCTGACCGAAATTAGTAACTGCATCTGGTATACAATTTAAATTTATGTCACCTATGAGAAGCTGAAGATAATACATACTGGAAGTTAATGGAGCATAGAGTAAAATACATATCAGATATGTTACTTTCTTTCAAAATACGCAAGCAATAAGTTATAAGAAAATAGACTGACTTGATAAAAAGGATCAAATAACAGagggtatttatggaatttatGACATTCTAAATGAATGATTTTACTTCAAAGGTATATTATCAGTGTATATATTACATAAAAAGTACAAATTGCAGTAAGAAATTTTGATTGTGGCATGTTTGGATAAGCTGGTGAGAAATTATGTGGTAacattgtatttaaataaatgtatataaattaatttgatttttaatgctCATCTAAGTATTTGAGCTAAGTTATTTGAAATGGAAGATGTTttgtgaattttcaagaattgaaaaattatagttATATACTGTAAGTATTTTCAATACATGTTTAGAGAGAGCAAATATTTATGTTGAATAAGCGATTTAAGGAATTATAATTTTACAGATCACACATTTTAATGTTTCAAAATCAACATAGAACTACATGTTAAGAGTTAAAGCTGAAACTGATGAAGGCCTCCGCAGGAACTCTGTAAATAAGCACAAGGACTCATGCGAATTTGCACCAGTAgtaagaagaagcattactgaggaaaataatttgtggCCATTCAAGAAGGAATAATTGTCAATGCTTATTTTCAGCTTTACCACATTTTATAGAACTCGATCTTGAGAGAATGGCTGACAAGGAATTTGCCTACCTTGTGTAATATGATGGTTTGGTTCATCATTGACAACTACATGTGCTAAATTATGTGCCTAGTTACATTGGCCGCTAATAAAAACAGGTAATTCTTTCACATATGCAGCTATCAAAAATGCCTAATTTTCCAATCAGGAAATAGATTTTTCAGGCAGAAAGTTTCTTTCGCCAAGACGAGTCCAAAAATTGTGAAGGTAGAATTGTTACCTTCTTATAACTTTGAATCAGGCCCTACCTGTACTTGAAGTTACCAATCCAAATTTAGCAAATTGTGCCTAAGAATGTTGAATCAGGAAAGGCTAGTTTTTCAGATTTTAGCCTATAATAGTGATATAATTTAAATGGATACCATTAAAATTATCTGGGAACGGATGCAACGATTGATTTTTATATAATGTACTAACCAAGATTAagaacaatatttaaataattcaagacatttcatattatttgaaaaattttcagttgcatagtttaaatgttaaatatccatattttataAACATGCGTGtttcaaatatcaattttccaGAAAGTATTTTCTTTCCATATGGACTACCaagtacaaaaaaaatactaatgACATACAGATGACTTTTCAAATAACACTCACAAATGACAAAGTAAATCAATTCATTATCTCATTACAGAACTAACTATGCTTCAGCACCAAATGAAGTCACTTCCCTTACTGAAGTATCCCCTTAGTTATTCAGATCATAATTACACAAGAATCCTTCCTAAATACTATTAATATTAATTAGTATAAGGCAACATGAAATTACTTAAAAGAATTTATACATTAAATTTGAtctttatttgaaatacatattatacAAAGAATTCTGGTATTGGCTACCCATGTAAACCAATTAAAAAACGGCATTAGAGCAGCAAGCTAGAGAAAGCCAAGTTCAAAAAATTTACTCAAAGAAAACTTAAGTTTCACATTAGCCTGAACATGGGTAAATGAAAAGATCAATACTTTTTACTGCCAGACAATTTTTGACGATACTCTTTCCATCATACAGCCTACAACTTGCTGCCCATCATTCATACACAAGCACACCAAAATTTCATATAAACACACAATCAAAACACACCTGTACATGCTCATAcaaatattatgaaaacattaTCACTGACTTATAGGAAATAGGGACGCCCAATTGTTACCAGTACACATCACTGGATGCCCAATGCAAAAAAGTCACTCCAGGACCAGACTGGCTACTCATCCTTTGACATGCTCTCAGCACCTTTTCGGcaatatattcaataatattaGCTTTAAAACTATAGGGCTTTAGAACACACCATTCCTGAGCTTGAGAGGTAATGAGTGACTTTCTAAAGGTGATGAGGTAATGTGCTGATAATGGGACGATCCCTTCAGTTTCCATGCGACATATATTCGAAAACGAGAACATAGGCTGCATTGACAACACACTGcttcagaagcaaacaaaaataaaCTTAGTAAAATCTCACCACCGTGCTGTGAGATTTTGAAGGAGTGCTTATGTATCCACAACCACTTTGAGGCACATTTTAGAGGAATTTTACTCCAAAGCCCCCTGATCGCCTTCaatacacaaaaatttaattaataacttaACAGGCATGCCTTAAACATTCAGAAGAACGCAAATGTTCGACAAAGATCTCCCGaccaataataaatgtaatatcaAAAATTGTGGAAGGAATTTAAGAGTTCTAATAGTAAAGAAAACCTACAAGGAACACTCTTATATTACTCTCAAATT
It encodes the following:
- the LOC124165737 gene encoding Usher syndrome type-1G protein homolog; amino-acid sequence: MMASDRFHKAARDGILDILKEATRRDANAKDEDGMTPTLWAAFEGNLDALRLLVGRGGKPDKADNFGNTALHFAAGRGYMPCVTFLVNFGVNLWALDIDGHTPKEVSAMNGREEVLRFLDAAVAKELANDKKGVRAKQEKAKKDAEKRAKQLEKIQKKARKAAEKEEVNMRKARKKMVTLDNTVVSTEGVMPHRPSTILLGLRRAGKTKGSMNGTSTLATAEVSSSPKFSEIVNRGTNRPPTGVQKRVQQKKNQLVNAAPRRSSGGTFKIGEVEEGGKRSIRSLTGLQRDSEVIYVGSYDTQGGKRGKITDVFDTKGELNRSISQPDYLNQPQHADSGFVDDYLMHERGSIFERPGFGSVAFRNSITTTLNGLPLANGGLDSKGMKPDDRDSAHISEDRVSSAGTGRATSSHGGGNEDSSIGSAGSLAQRQRNAAQGVPEGGGVPWDEEDVASDDEEETEWSPLQLFLLASGLGSYVQKFIDERIDLEALMLLTEEDLISMGLPLGPRRKLLRAIEDRRSALTDPGEVADSRL